A DNA window from Zingiber officinale cultivar Zhangliang chromosome 3A, Zo_v1.1, whole genome shotgun sequence contains the following coding sequences:
- the LOC122050647 gene encoding uncharacterized protein LOC122050647, which produces MNSNKFFSAYCQNIQGASNNQIDEASNQKDIELQASNKIVENDFMDEEFDQDSESESPNAKKKTRGPTFMKDIWGRPSTLPRIKIQCDGMGCPIGSRRNKFADFLGTLARNGKFCPIDVEDWHKMPMENKKKMLDVIKEKYDLPPGTESWTLRSISKKWRNWKSELKKKYYDPELPMQVLLEERDNRALVEQYVKLVIQWNSEKSKERSEKNKIARKQKIMNQTTGRRSFAQVQQKLGKERGRPPSRVELFHACFTHVNESPSSNIVAEKLAAMKELENQLPEDEDDQVGQNDIFAQIIGPDRPGRVRMFGDGVNPSDLWGEVPSRSTCNRIVMEQRTKLEKMDEQVRKQGQHIAMLESKICNQSNQNLGSNYNSIQHTTLSSSPLLSDPVSLSLRVGCSVSIKSLFDSMKIVAKGVVHSMDPNTEVGRQALRPNWCEIQVLIVLEREESLIRPYDLLQRLEDTLGGMIAWPYHLLAVNEEDFY; this is translated from the exons aataaatttttcaGTGCAT ACTGTCAAAACATTCAAGGTGCATCAAATAACCAAATAGATGAAGCTTCAAATCAGAAAGACATTGAGTTACAAGCTTCAAATAAGATTGTTGAAAATGATTTTATGGATGAAGAATTTGATCAAG ATAGTGAAAGTGAATCTCCTAATGCTAAGAAGAAAACCAGAGGCCCTACATTTATGAAAGACATTTGGGGTCGACCTAGTACGCTGCCACGTATTAAGATCCAATGTGATGGTATGGGATGCCCTATAGGATCAAGAAGAAATAAATTTGCTGATTTTTTAGGTACTTTGGCAAGAAATGGTAAATTTTGTCCAATTGACGTGGAAGATTGGCATAAAATGCCcatggaaaataagaaaaaaatgttaGATGTTATAAAG GAAAAGTATGACCTTCCACCTGGAACAGAAAGTTGGACACTACGTTCAATATCAAAAAAATGGAGAAATTGGAAGTCAGAACTTAAAAAGAAGTATTATGATCCTGAGTTACCAATGCAAGTTCTTCTGGAAGAAAGAGATAACAGAGCTTTGGTAGAGCAATATGTGAAATTAGTTATTCAGTGGAATTCAGAAAAATCAAAG GAACGAAGTGAAAAAAATAAGATTGCTCGGAAGCAAAAGATAATGAATCAGACAACTGGAAGAAGATCTTTTGCTCAAGTGCAACAAAAATTG GGAAAAGAAAGGGGACGCCCTCCATCACGAGTCGAATTATTTCATGCTTGCTTTACTCATGTTAATGAAAGCCCCTCAAGCAACATTGTGGCGGAAAAATTG GCTGCAATGAAAGAACTAGAAAATCAACTTCCTGAAGACGAGGATGATCAAGTTGGTCAAAATGATATATTTGCTCAAATCATTGGACCAGATAGACCAGGTCGAGTACGTATGTTTGGTGATGGTGTTAACCCATCTGATTTATGGGGAGAAGTTCCAAGCCGTAGTACATGCAATCGAATAGTGATGGAGCAAAGGACAAAGTTAGAAAAAATGGATGAACAAGTTAGAAAGCAAGGCCAACACATTGCAATGTTAGAATCAAAGATTTGCAATCAATCAAACCAAAACCTTGGTTCAAATTACAACAGTATACAACACACAACATTATCAAGTAGTCCATTACTTTCTGATCCAGTTAGTTTATCTCTAAGG GTTGGATGCTCTGTCTCGATAAAAAGTCTATTTGATTCGATGAAAATTGTGGCAAAAGGAGTTGTTCATAGCATGGATCCAAATACTGAAGTAGGAAGACAGGCATTGAGACCAAATTGGTGTGAAATACAAGTTCTAATTGTCTTAGAACGGGAAGAGAGTTTGATTAGGCCATATGATCTTTTACAAAGGTTGGAGGATACACTTGGAGGAATGATAGCTTGGCCTTACCATCTG TTGGCAGTTAATGAAGAAGACTTCTACTAG